The Anoxybacillus flavithermus genome has a segment encoding these proteins:
- a CDS encoding diguanylate cyclase response regulator, which translates to MIAVQTNVKVLYVEDEPGARDTLTRLLKRRIREVKVAKNGQEALELFTTFHPDIVITDIKMPILNGLEFIRRIREIDKHVQIIITTAYDDNDFFIRAIEYGVNRFILKPIDHEKFLQSLQHSIYQRQLERELEKQKQYTRTIIDFQENLICILNDERLLDCNLSFQHFFGQEQLKQLRAGRTHVCDYFVHEPGYFYIKGERRWLRPLIDRTIPFLKVKMCKQAEEHVFLVKATSFPDEPNSYLVVFTDITALEEESKRNEFLATKDPLTKTFNRLKFDEFFTREIHRAKRYKHTFSIILFDIDHFKKVNDTYGHDVGDLVLVRMCEAISNRLRDCDILARWGGEEFIILAPATSQTGAYRLAEALRHLVETVHFPTVGHMTCSFGVCEYEQGMTKEQMVKRADEALYEAKRTGRNRVVVSE; encoded by the coding sequence ATGATTGCGGTACAAACAAATGTCAAAGTGTTATATGTCGAAGATGAGCCGGGCGCACGCGACACGTTAACGCGTCTACTTAAACGGCGCATTCGTGAAGTAAAAGTAGCGAAAAACGGACAAGAAGCGCTCGAACTGTTTACAACATTTCATCCTGATATTGTCATTACAGATATTAAAATGCCGATATTAAACGGATTAGAGTTCATTCGTCGTATTCGTGAAATAGATAAACATGTGCAAATTATTATTACGACCGCGTATGACGATAACGACTTTTTCATTCGCGCGATTGAATATGGCGTCAACCGTTTTATTTTAAAACCGATTGACCATGAAAAATTTTTGCAATCATTGCAACATTCTATTTATCAGCGTCAGCTCGAGCGAGAACTGGAAAAACAAAAACAATATACGCGCACGATTATCGATTTCCAAGAAAACTTAATATGTATTTTAAATGATGAACGATTGCTCGATTGCAATTTATCGTTTCAACATTTTTTCGGTCAAGAACAACTAAAACAGTTGCGCGCTGGACGAACGCACGTATGCGATTATTTTGTTCACGAACCCGGCTATTTTTATATCAAAGGAGAAAGGCGGTGGCTGCGCCCGCTTATCGACCGCACGATTCCGTTTTTGAAAGTGAAAATGTGCAAACAGGCGGAAGAGCACGTATTTTTAGTAAAGGCGACATCGTTTCCAGATGAGCCAAATTCATATTTAGTCGTATTTACCGACATTACGGCGCTTGAAGAAGAAAGTAAACGAAACGAATTTTTAGCGACGAAAGATCCGCTTACGAAAACGTTTAACCGTTTAAAATTTGATGAATTTTTTACGCGTGAAATTCATCGGGCGAAACGATATAAACATACGTTTTCTATCATTTTATTTGACATCGACCATTTTAAAAAAGTGAATGACACGTACGGCCATGACGTCGGTGATCTCGTGCTCGTGCGCATGTGTGAAGCCATTTCGAATCGGTTGCGCGACTGTGATATATTGGCGCGTTGGGGCGGGGAAGAATTTATTATTTTAGCGCCTGCCACGTCGCAAACAGGCGCGTATCGTTTAGCCGAAGCGCTGCGCCATCTTGTGGAAACTGTCCATTTTCCGACAGTCGGGCATATGACGTGTAGTTTCGGCGTGTGCGAATACGAACAAGGAATGACGAAAGAACAGATGGTGAAACGGGCGGACGAAGCATTATATGAAGCGAAGCGCACAGGAAGGAATCGCGTCGTCGTTAGCGAATAG
- a CDS encoding histidine kinase has protein sequence MDESLMAALESLRIALHVTRVAIFRLHTTDQTYVLQRIYYIQTPSSHLLPRNELVFQTEQVHCLAHLYDGNVFVGHTDELDGDVRTIFEEHGIQSFMIAPIFIHEERWGFLSVVDCAQKRLFSAHERAIFFALARTIGESMKREQALTELQQLKREMEQMNATLRQRVEEEVRKNREKDFMLIEQSRYATMGEMLRNIAHQWRQPLNVLGLLLQDIQEAYAYGELNEAYLRTSIQKCLIQIRHMSRTINDFRNFFHPHKEATYFRPIQVIRQALKIISASLDHYDIHLHVQNRTRARIYGYPNELSQVLINLLTNACEQFVARDVARRIICVRTYADDSFIYIQVKDNAGGIDETILPRMFEPYVTTKKNGTGLGLYMSNMIVTKMGGDLLVSSSKKGATFTIRMPRKEGEKER, from the coding sequence ATGGATGAGTCGCTCATGGCGGCGTTAGAAAGTTTGCGCATCGCGCTTCATGTGACGCGCGTGGCGATTTTTCGCTTACATACAACAGATCAAACGTATGTACTGCAACGCATTTACTATATTCAAACGCCTTCTTCACATCTCCTGCCTCGCAATGAACTTGTGTTTCAAACGGAACAAGTCCATTGTTTAGCTCATTTATATGACGGAAATGTATTTGTTGGGCATACAGATGAATTAGATGGGGACGTGCGCACCATTTTTGAAGAACATGGCATTCAATCGTTTATGATTGCCCCCATTTTTATTCACGAAGAACGATGGGGATTTTTAAGCGTTGTTGATTGTGCGCAAAAACGCCTGTTTTCTGCTCATGAACGCGCCATTTTTTTCGCTCTTGCTCGCACGATTGGCGAGTCGATGAAGCGAGAACAAGCGCTAACGGAGCTACAACAGCTGAAACGAGAGATGGAACAAATGAATGCGACGTTGCGGCAGAGAGTAGAAGAAGAAGTGCGAAAAAACCGCGAAAAAGATTTTATGTTAATCGAACAATCGCGTTATGCAACGATGGGGGAAATGTTACGAAACATTGCGCATCAATGGCGGCAGCCGTTAAACGTGCTTGGCTTGCTTTTGCAAGATATTCAAGAAGCATATGCGTATGGGGAACTGAACGAGGCGTATTTGCGTACGTCCATTCAAAAATGTCTCATTCAAATTCGACATATGTCCCGAACGATTAACGACTTTCGCAATTTTTTTCACCCACATAAAGAGGCAACGTATTTTCGCCCCATTCAAGTCATTCGCCAAGCGTTGAAAATTATTTCAGCAAGTTTAGATCACTACGACATTCATTTGCACGTTCAAAATCGGACGCGAGCGCGTATATATGGCTACCCGAATGAGCTGAGCCAAGTGCTCATTAATTTGTTGACGAATGCGTGCGAACAATTTGTTGCGCGTGACGTAGCACGACGTATCATTTGTGTTCGTACATATGCGGACGACTCATTCATTTACATTCAAGTGAAAGATAACGCAGGCGGCATTGATGAAACGATTCTTCCGCGCATGTTTGAACCGTATGTGACGACGAAGAAAAACGGCACCGGCCTTGGACTATACATGTCAAACATGATCGTCACAAAAATGGGAGGAGATTTGCTCGTTTCATCCTCAAAAAAAGGAGCAACATTTACGATTCGCATGCCGCGAAAGGAAGGGGAAAAAGAGAGATGA
- a CDS encoding chemotaxis protein — MFRSLTMKLTGLMALLLVIALVASQTVNYVQMASVMKDDAKVRAESLVTELVDDIEHSFDSQEDALKQFSETKSFQAFTKTEDAQLWQDIDRQLATFLNIHKKVQLAYIGTANGNMYTTPAVDLPPDFDPTTRPWYKAAVASPDKVIWTESYVDAVTNDYIVTIAKAIVENGQVIGVIGLDVSLNTLAETVEQSRVGYNGYPVLFDQNKFAIVHPQYKGKDMSDHPVVKTMFAKEKGTYEYEQDGEKRLLYFATIPKLNWKVGAVYKEKDLLATLTTIGKTSWTVVVIATILASLLIYAVSRSIVKPIIQLNERVQQVATGDLTVHVEPKGSDEIAQLTSHFNEMVSHMRSLIGEVDRSVAELGSAADHLSAVSEETMATSEQVTTAVTDIAKGVSEQASNLDAMNDRMNDLSEKMGTVTQSAERVKQLSDETKEASYMGIEKLNVLQAKSAESQNELRSVETVITDLGAKMNQIGAIIQTITDISAQTNLLALNASIEAARAGEHGKGFAVVAEEVRKLAEQSAQATEQIRQTITSIQQQAALATEAVDHTKQMNDQQQVAVNETAESFMHIATMMEQLTSAIEHIFTQIHDVNENKEQIVAALQNLAAISEQSAASAEEVSASSEEQLKALSTVTEAAERLNDMSRSLQQLIHRFRV; from the coding sequence GTGTTTCGTTCATTAACGATGAAACTGACTGGTTTAATGGCATTATTATTAGTGATTGCACTCGTTGCTTCCCAAACGGTCAACTACGTGCAAATGGCGTCTGTCATGAAAGATGATGCAAAAGTGCGTGCAGAGTCGCTTGTGACAGAGCTTGTTGACGATATTGAACATAGCTTTGACAGCCAAGAAGATGCGCTAAAGCAATTTAGCGAAACGAAATCGTTTCAAGCGTTTACAAAAACAGAAGATGCTCAACTTTGGCAAGACATCGATCGTCAACTTGCCACATTTTTAAACATTCATAAAAAGGTACAATTAGCTTATATCGGTACAGCAAACGGCAACATGTATACGACGCCGGCTGTCGATTTGCCGCCAGATTTTGACCCAACGACGCGTCCGTGGTATAAAGCAGCTGTTGCTTCGCCTGATAAAGTCATTTGGACGGAATCTTATGTTGATGCGGTAACAAACGATTATATCGTCACGATTGCGAAAGCGATTGTCGAAAACGGCCAAGTGATCGGCGTAATTGGTTTAGACGTATCGTTAAATACGCTCGCTGAAACGGTGGAGCAATCTCGCGTCGGCTATAACGGCTATCCGGTGTTATTTGACCAAAACAAATTTGCGATCGTTCATCCACAGTACAAAGGAAAAGATATGTCCGACCATCCGGTTGTAAAAACGATGTTTGCGAAAGAAAAGGGAACGTATGAGTACGAACAAGATGGTGAAAAGCGATTATTGTATTTTGCGACGATTCCGAAGTTGAATTGGAAAGTCGGTGCGGTATATAAAGAAAAAGATTTGTTAGCGACGTTAACGACGATCGGAAAAACATCGTGGACAGTTGTCGTCATTGCAACGATTCTTGCCTCGCTTCTTATTTATGCGGTGTCGCGTTCAATCGTCAAACCGATTATTCAACTGAATGAACGCGTACAACAAGTGGCGACAGGCGATTTGACGGTGCATGTTGAGCCGAAAGGAAGCGACGAAATCGCCCAGCTTACAAGCCACTTTAACGAGATGGTGTCGCATATGCGCTCGCTCATTGGCGAAGTCGATCGCTCCGTTGCAGAACTTGGCAGTGCCGCAGATCATTTAAGTGCGGTATCAGAAGAAACGATGGCGACGAGCGAACAAGTGACAACGGCAGTGACCGATATTGCAAAAGGGGTATCGGAACAAGCGAGCAATTTAGATGCGATGAACGATCGCATGAACGATTTATCCGAAAAAATGGGTACGGTCACGCAATCGGCAGAGCGTGTGAAACAACTTTCTGACGAAACGAAAGAAGCAAGCTATATGGGCATTGAAAAGTTAAATGTGCTTCAAGCGAAATCAGCGGAATCGCAAAATGAATTGCGCTCCGTTGAAACGGTCATTACTGATTTAGGAGCAAAAATGAACCAAATCGGTGCGATTATTCAAACGATTACTGACATTTCTGCGCAAACGAACTTGTTGGCGCTTAATGCTTCCATTGAAGCCGCACGTGCAGGGGAGCATGGCAAAGGATTTGCGGTCGTGGCGGAAGAAGTGCGCAAACTCGCGGAACAATCGGCGCAAGCGACAGAACAAATTCGTCAAACGATTACGTCCATTCAACAACAAGCTGCTCTTGCGACCGAAGCGGTTGACCATACGAAACAAATGAACGACCAGCAACAAGTGGCGGTGAACGAAACAGCCGAATCGTTTATGCATATCGCAACGATGATGGAACAATTAACGTCAGCAATTGAACATATTTTTACACAAATTCACGACGTGAACGAAAATAAAGAACAAATTGTGGCAGCGCTCCAAAACTTAGCGGCGATCTCCGAACAATCGGCGGCATCAGCTGAAGAAGTATCTGCCTCATCTGAAGAGCAATTAAAAGCGTTAAGCACCGTCACAGAAGCAGCAGAGCGACTAAACGATATGAGCCGTTCGCTCCAACAATTGATCCATCGTTTCCGCGTATAA
- a CDS encoding phosphoenolpyruvate--protein phosphotransferase, with protein sequence MKRLQGIAASNGIAIAKAYRLEHPDLTVEKQTIENPAEQMNRFQQALAKAKEELEVIQAHALKELGEDKAAIFSAHLLVLSDPELVQAVEQKIEQERVNAEFALHDVASMFIAMFEAMDNEYMKERAADIRDVTKRVLAHLLGVTISNPSMITEEVVIIAEDLTPSDTAQLNRKYVKGFTTDIGGRTSHSAIMARSMEIPAVVGTKEATAVIQNGDIVIIDGIDGEVIVNPTEETIVEYEQKRAAFAAQKAEWAKLVHEQTTTSDGHHVELAANIGTPNDVEGVLANGAEGIGLYRTEFLYMGRNELPTEDEQFEAYKTVLEKMEGKPVVVRTLDIGGDKELPYLDLPKEMNPFLGFRAIRLCLDMQDMFRTQLRALLRASVYGHLKVMFPMIATLDEFRQAKAILLEEKEKLVAQGVSVSDDIEVGMMVEIPAAAVLADQFAKEVDFFSIGTNDLIQYTMASDRMNERVSYLYQPYNPAILRLIYNVIEAAHKEGKWVGMCGEMAGEQLAVPILLAFGLDEFSMSATSILRVRSQLKKLSKQEAERVKDHILSLATAEEVVRFVKETFHL encoded by the coding sequence ATGAAACGACTGCAAGGGATTGCTGCATCGAATGGCATTGCCATTGCGAAGGCGTACCGTTTAGAACATCCCGATTTAACGGTTGAAAAACAAACGATTGAAAACCCAGCTGAACAAATGAATCGCTTTCAACAAGCGCTCGCCAAAGCAAAAGAAGAACTTGAAGTCATTCAAGCACACGCATTAAAAGAGCTTGGCGAAGATAAAGCGGCCATTTTCTCCGCCCATTTACTCGTCCTAAGCGATCCAGAACTCGTCCAAGCCGTTGAACAAAAAATTGAACAAGAACGTGTCAATGCCGAATTTGCGCTTCATGACGTCGCATCGATGTTTATTGCGATGTTTGAAGCGATGGATAACGAATATATGAAAGAGCGTGCCGCTGACATTCGTGATGTGACAAAGCGCGTACTTGCTCATTTATTAGGTGTGACGATTTCTAACCCAAGCATGATTACGGAAGAAGTCGTCATTATCGCCGAAGACTTAACGCCGTCTGACACAGCGCAATTAAACCGAAAATATGTGAAAGGTTTTACAACAGACATTGGCGGTCGCACATCGCATTCTGCTATTATGGCGCGCTCGATGGAAATTCCAGCTGTCGTCGGAACGAAAGAAGCGACAGCGGTCATTCAAAACGGCGATATCGTCATTATTGACGGGATTGACGGGGAAGTGATCGTTAACCCAACCGAAGAAACGATCGTCGAGTATGAACAAAAACGTGCTGCTTTTGCTGCCCAAAAAGCAGAATGGGCAAAACTCGTTCATGAACAAACGACAACAAGCGACGGTCATCACGTCGAGCTTGCGGCAAACATCGGAACGCCAAACGATGTCGAAGGTGTACTAGCAAACGGGGCAGAAGGAATCGGATTATACCGAACAGAGTTTTTATACATGGGCCGCAACGAATTGCCGACAGAAGACGAGCAATTTGAAGCATATAAAACGGTATTAGAAAAAATGGAAGGAAAACCGGTTGTCGTTCGTACGCTTGATATCGGTGGCGACAAAGAACTGCCATATTTAGACCTTCCAAAAGAAATGAACCCGTTTTTAGGTTTTCGCGCGATTCGTCTTTGCTTAGATATGCAAGACATGTTCCGTACGCAACTTCGTGCATTGTTGCGCGCAAGTGTTTACGGTCATTTAAAAGTGATGTTTCCGATGATCGCGACATTAGACGAATTCCGTCAAGCAAAAGCAATTCTTTTAGAAGAAAAAGAAAAGCTTGTCGCACAAGGTGTGTCTGTCTCAGATGACATCGAAGTTGGCATGATGGTTGAAATCCCAGCTGCTGCTGTATTAGCGGATCAATTTGCAAAAGAAGTCGATTTCTTCAGCATCGGAACAAACGATTTAATTCAATATACGATGGCGTCCGACCGCATGAATGAGCGCGTATCGTATTTATACCAACCGTACAACCCAGCCATTTTACGCCTCATTTATAACGTCATTGAAGCGGCGCATAAAGAAGGAAAATGGGTTGGCATGTGTGGAGAAATGGCAGGCGAACAGCTTGCAGTGCCGATTTTATTAGCGTTTGGCTTAGATGAATTTAGCATGAGTGCGACATCGATTTTACGCGTGCGCTCTCAATTAAAGAAACTTTCGAAGCAAGAAGCAGAACGAGTGAAAGATCACATTTTATCGCTTGCAACAGCGGAAGAAGTCGTTCGTTTCGTGAAAGAAACGTTTCACTTATAA
- a CDS encoding phosphocarrier protein HPr — protein sequence MQKTFKVTAESGIHARPATMLVQTASKFDSDIQLEYNGKKVNLKSIMGVMSLGIPQGAQITISAEGSDAADAMNALTETLAKEGLAE from the coding sequence ATGCAAAAAACGTTTAAAGTAACTGCAGAATCTGGTATTCATGCCCGTCCAGCAACGATGTTAGTTCAAACAGCAAGCAAATTCGATAGCGACATTCAATTAGAGTACAATGGCAAAAAGGTAAACTTAAAGTCGATTATGGGTGTCATGTCTTTAGGTATTCCACAAGGTGCGCAAATTACAATTTCAGCTGAAGGTAGCGATGCAGCAGACGCGATGAACGCATTAACAGAAACGTTAGCAAAAGAAGGATTAGCGGAGTAA
- a CDS encoding PTS glucose transporter subunit IICBA (phosphoenolpyruvate-dependent sugar phosphotransferase system; catalyzes the phosphorylation of incoming sugar substrates concomitant with their translocation across the cell membrane; IIB is phosphorylated by IIA and then transfers the phosphoryl group to the sugar; IIC forms the translocation channel) gives MKKAFGTLQKVGKALMLPVAILPAAGILLAFGNALQNPALIEKIPALETGWVEMVAKVMEQSGGIVFANLPLLFAVGVAVGLAGGEGVAGLAAIIGYLVMNVTMSVILGVTSDQIGTDPSFANVLGIPTLQTGVFGGIIVGILAAYMYNKYFNIELPSYLGFFAGKRFVPIVTAASALILGIAMTWLWPPVQHGLNAFSHNMIDANRTLAAFIFGVIERALIPFGLHHIFYSPFWFEFGQYVNKAGELVRGDQRIFFEQIKDGAELTAGTFMTGKFPFMMFGLPAAALAIYHEARPENKKVVAGIMASAALTSFLTGITEPIEFSFLFVAPALFAIHTIFAGLSFMLMHILNVKIGMTFSGGVIDYLLFGVLPGRTAWWLVIPVGLVFAVIYYFGFRFAIRKWDLATPGREKETTETTTTADAGDLPHEILAALGGKENIAHLDACITRLRVSVNDIQHVDKDRLKALGAAGVLEVGNNIQAIFGPKSDILKTQMKDIMEGRVPTKAVEKAKPVVQATGETEQVASPLTGKVVPLSEVPDQVFSTKMMGDGFAVEPTDGTVVSPVDGTIVNVFPTKHAIGIQSKTGREVLIHFGIDTVKLNGQGFEALVSEGTEVKKGQPILNVDLAYVKQHAPSIVTPIIFTNLQAGETVNIAKKGNVTKGEDVVVVQK, from the coding sequence ATGAAAAAAGCGTTTGGTACGTTGCAAAAAGTTGGTAAAGCGCTCATGCTTCCGGTTGCGATTTTACCAGCAGCAGGGATTTTGCTTGCGTTCGGTAACGCATTACAAAACCCAGCATTAATTGAAAAAATTCCAGCGTTAGAAACAGGCTGGGTCGAAATGGTTGCGAAAGTGATGGAGCAATCAGGTGGTATCGTATTTGCGAACTTACCGCTTTTATTCGCGGTCGGGGTTGCCGTTGGATTAGCTGGCGGTGAAGGCGTTGCCGGTTTAGCGGCGATCATCGGTTACTTAGTGATGAACGTAACGATGAGCGTTATTTTAGGTGTCACATCCGACCAAATCGGTACAGACCCATCGTTTGCGAACGTCTTAGGTATTCCGACGTTGCAAACAGGGGTATTCGGCGGGATTATCGTCGGTATTTTAGCCGCGTATATGTATAACAAATACTTTAACATTGAATTGCCATCTTATTTAGGTTTCTTTGCAGGTAAACGTTTCGTTCCAATTGTCACAGCGGCATCCGCATTAATTCTTGGTATTGCGATGACGTGGTTATGGCCGCCTGTTCAACATGGCTTAAACGCATTTTCACACAACATGATTGATGCGAACCGTACGTTAGCTGCATTCATTTTCGGTGTCATCGAGCGCGCATTAATTCCGTTCGGTTTACACCACATTTTCTACTCGCCATTCTGGTTTGAGTTCGGTCAATACGTGAACAAAGCAGGTGAACTTGTACGCGGTGACCAACGCATTTTCTTCGAACAAATTAAAGACGGTGCGGAATTAACAGCAGGTACGTTTATGACAGGGAAATTCCCGTTCATGATGTTCGGATTACCAGCTGCAGCGCTTGCGATTTATCATGAAGCGCGCCCAGAAAACAAAAAAGTCGTTGCAGGTATTATGGCATCTGCCGCATTAACATCGTTTTTAACAGGAATTACAGAACCGATTGAGTTTTCGTTCTTGTTCGTTGCGCCAGCATTATTTGCGATTCATACCATTTTCGCAGGACTATCGTTTATGCTTATGCACATCTTAAACGTTAAAATCGGGATGACGTTCTCTGGCGGTGTCATCGACTACTTACTATTCGGTGTGTTGCCAGGTCGTACAGCTTGGTGGCTCGTCATTCCAGTCGGTCTTGTGTTTGCGGTCATTTACTACTTCGGATTCCGCTTTGCGATTCGCAAATGGGATTTAGCAACACCAGGTCGTGAAAAAGAGACAACAGAAACAACAACAACAGCAGACGCAGGCGATCTTCCGCACGAAATTTTAGCGGCGCTTGGCGGAAAAGAAAATATCGCTCATTTAGATGCGTGCATTACACGTTTACGCGTATCCGTCAACGACATTCAACATGTTGATAAAGATCGTTTAAAAGCGCTCGGCGCAGCAGGAGTACTAGAAGTTGGTAACAACATTCAAGCGATTTTCGGACCGAAATCGGACATTTTAAAAACACAAATGAAAGACATCATGGAAGGTCGCGTACCGACAAAAGCAGTAGAAAAAGCAAAACCAGTAGTACAAGCGACAGGCGAAACAGAACAAGTCGCATCGCCATTAACAGGAAAAGTTGTTCCGCTTTCTGAAGTGCCAGATCAAGTGTTTTCAACAAAAATGATGGGTGACGGTTTTGCGGTTGAGCCAACAGATGGTACTGTCGTATCGCCAGTAGACGGCACGATCGTCAACGTCTTCCCAACAAAACATGCGATCGGCATTCAATCGAAAACAGGTCGTGAAGTGCTCATCCACTTCGGCATTGACACAGTAAAATTAAACGGCCAAGGATTTGAAGCGCTTGTTTCTGAAGGAACAGAAGTGAAAAAAGGCCAGCCGATTTTAAACGTCGACCTTGCATATGTGAAACAACATGCGCCTTCTATTGTTACACCGATTATTTTCACAAACTTGCAAGCAGGAGAAACGGTAAATATCGCGAAAAAAGGAAATGTAACAAAAGGTGAAGACGTTGTCGTCGTTCAAAAATAA
- a CDS encoding PtsGHI operon antiterminator, with amino-acid sequence MGQSFRIEKVLNNNVLIASHPTYDEVVLIGKGIGFGKKKGDVIEQKDVEKWFILKNEREQEQYKKLLPHVDEEFIGLMNDIIHHIQKRTNSSLNEHIHVALTDHILFAIKRLEQGMDIKNPFLVETKSLYPLEYDVATEVVNMLNERLRIQLPEGEIGFIALHIHSALTNHQLSEVNQHSQLISRLVSVVEKQLDIRIDRESIHYLRFVRHLRYAIERVKKGEKMEEPKKLSNILKETYPLCYNLSWKLIKIMQQTLQLPVDEAEAVYLTLHLQRLTGKSE; translated from the coding sequence GTGGGACAATCGTTTCGCATTGAAAAAGTATTAAACAACAACGTGCTCATTGCCTCGCATCCAACGTACGATGAAGTTGTATTGATCGGCAAAGGCATTGGCTTTGGCAAAAAGAAAGGGGACGTCATTGAGCAAAAAGACGTCGAAAAATGGTTTATTTTAAAAAATGAACGGGAACAAGAGCAATATAAAAAATTGTTGCCGCACGTGGACGAAGAATTTATCGGCTTAATGAACGACATCATTCATCACATTCAAAAGCGAACGAACAGCTCGCTGAACGAACATATTCACGTTGCGTTAACGGATCATATTTTGTTTGCGATTAAGCGACTAGAACAAGGAATGGACATTAAAAATCCATTTTTAGTGGAAACGAAAAGTTTATATCCGCTTGAATACGACGTAGCAACAGAAGTCGTCAACATGTTAAATGAACGGTTGCGCATTCAACTGCCGGAAGGAGAAATCGGTTTTATTGCTTTACACATTCATAGTGCGTTAACAAATCACCAACTGTCCGAAGTAAACCAACATTCACAGCTCATTTCCCGCCTCGTGTCCGTCGTTGAAAAACAGCTCGACATTCGCATCGATCGTGAAAGCATTCATTATTTACGATTTGTTCGCCACTTGCGCTATGCCATTGAGCGCGTGAAAAAAGGCGAAAAAATGGAAGAGCCAAAAAAATTATCAAACATATTGAAAGAGACGTATCCACTATGTTATAATTTGTCGTGGAAGCTCATAAAAATTATGCAGCAAACATTGCAGCTTCCGGTAGATGAAGCAGAAGCGGTATATTTAACGTTGCACTTGCAACGGCTAACTGGCAAAAGTGAATAA
- a CDS encoding hydrolase, with translation MHKRLRSSKLLFIIKWEEFANMIRLIVTDLDGTLLGYDRRVKEKDREAVVRAITSGIDFAVASGRMDNEILEVLKDIGHDAHRISQNGAFVYTSDHRLLHERTFDRALARSIYEQARALEAIVLVCNEQTSFVETKTEQMEQMKARLFFDIVERNDMLAAIGRDILPSKITVIGEEHVVASFERLVNETWAPYVDTFISEPRCLDIMPKQISKGEALRLLMSHLQLTAEEVACFGDSFNDIPMFRLTPHSFVMSHAPEQVKKEARYVVSSVHEAIETVLRINEKMPQT, from the coding sequence TTGCACAAACGCCTTCGTTCAAGTAAACTTTTGTTCATCATAAAATGGGAGGAGTTTGCCAACATGATTCGACTGATCGTCACCGATTTAGACGGAACGTTGCTCGGTTATGACCGTCGTGTAAAAGAAAAAGATCGTGAGGCGGTCGTTCGCGCCATAACAAGCGGCATCGATTTTGCAGTCGCTTCGGGACGGATGGATAACGAAATTTTAGAAGTGCTAAAAGACATTGGGCATGACGCGCACCGCATTAGCCAAAACGGGGCATTCGTATACACAAGCGACCATCGTCTTCTTCATGAGCGCACATTTGACCGAGCGCTTGCCCGTTCCATTTATGAACAAGCGCGAGCACTTGAAGCGATCGTGCTCGTATGTAACGAACAAACGAGCTTTGTCGAAACAAAAACGGAACAAATGGAACAAATGAAAGCACGATTATTTTTCGATATTGTTGAAAGAAACGATATGCTTGCAGCGATTGGGCGTGACATATTGCCATCAAAAATTACCGTGATCGGTGAAGAACATGTCGTCGCCTCATTTGAACGATTGGTAAACGAAACGTGGGCACCTTACGTCGATACGTTCATTTCTGAACCGCGCTGTTTAGACATTATGCCAAAACAAATTAGTAAAGGCGAGGCGCTTCGGTTGTTAATGAGCCATTTACAACTAACCGCCGAAGAAGTCGCTTGTTTTGGCGATTCATTTAACGACATTCCGATGTTTCGCCTCACTCCACATAGTTTCGTTATGTCGCATGCGCCTGAACAAGTAAAAAAAGAAGCCCGTTACGTCGTTTCCTCTGTTCATGAAGCGATTGAAACGGTGTTGCGCATAAATGAGAAGATGCCTCAAACGTAG